From Ignavibacteria bacterium, the proteins below share one genomic window:
- a CDS encoding iron-sulfur cluster assembly accessory protein, producing IILEQHGVKIFVDSKSMFYFGGTILDFSDGLSGKGFVFNNPKATKTCGCVNSFSAS from the coding sequence ATTATTCTCGAACAACACGGCGTAAAAATTTTCGTTGACTCGAAAAGTATGTTTTATTTCGGTGGAACAATTCTTGATTTCTCCGATGGATTAAGCGGAAAAGGATTTGTCTTCAACAATCCGAAAGCAACCAAAACGTGTGGTTGCGTGAATTCGTTTTCAGCATCGTAA